From Myxococcales bacterium:
CTCGCCCTCGAGCTCGAGGACGAGGCCCCCGTCGCCCTGGTCCGTGAGCTCCGCGTCGGGAGGCAGCGACAGCACGCGGGTCGATCGCGCGAGGGCGCGGCCAGCGCTCATGGCGTCGATGCGTCGGCGCAGCTCCGGATCCGCGCAGAGCTCGCGCGCGAGACTCAACCGGCCGAGGGCGACGGCGGACAGCGCGCAGAGCTTGGGGAGCTCCTGCGCGAAGAGCGAAATAGGAACGCCTCGGCGCTCGGCAGGCGGCTCTCGGAGGAGCGCCAGGCCTCCCTCGAGGACCTCTTCATGTGCGCCGCGCGAGGCGAGATGCGCGATCTCTAGCCAGCGAAGGAAGTCGTCGCGAGGGAACGCCCCCCTCGCCTCCGCGAGGAGCCCTTGGCCCTCCGCGTCCAAGGTCCCCTGTCGCGCGAGCCTGTAGGCGAGCGCGCCTCCCAGCACTCCCGATTGCACCGCCTCGTAGGGCGGCGCGTTCGACCTCCAGCTCATCACGTCGAGGCCCCCGGCCGACGCTCGAAGCTCCGCCCGAGTGAGCGCTACGGCGCGATCCCACGCGACGGCCGCCTCGTCGTGGCGGTCGAGGGCGCTCAGCGTGTTCGCGAGCTCCATGAATATGTAGGACCTATCAGGTTGTTCGACGACCGCCGCCTCGAGCATGGCTAAGTCGCGCTGCCGCTTGCGGGCCTTCGCGTCGACGCTGTAGCCGAGGTGGAGGAACCGCAGCGGGACTTGGCCAAAGCCGAGGCCCTCGGTGTGCTGGAGGCGGTACGCGTCCACCAGGGGTGTCTCGTGGAGCGCGTTGTGCCAGCGGAGGTCGTCGCGCAGCGCGAAGAGCCGAGGCTCGTCGTACGGGAGGCTGTCCTCGCGGGCGATGAAGGAGACCGTGGCGCCCACGTGCGCGCGGGGATCGAGGTTGTCGCGCCAGCGCTCCTTCGCGTCGCAGAGGGCGCTCACGCGCTCGTCTGCGTCGACGGAGAGGAAGAAGTCGAAGCGCCCAACCGACTTGGCGACGGCGAGGGCGTGGTTCCGCGCGTCGTCGAAGCGACCGTTCCACGGGAAATAGCCCACGACGGCGCCCAGAGACGCGGCGATCTCGGCGGAGCCGTCGCGGCTGCCTGTGTCCACCACGACGATGGCGTCGACGAGGGCCCGGAGCGCCATCAGGCAGTCGTGGAGGTTGTGCGCCTCGTCACGCACGATGAGCACGGCGACGACGCGGACCGCGGCCGGTGGCGAGACCGTCGCTTCGCCGGACGCCGAGGGCATCACGGGCATCACGCGCATCACCGGGAGAGGACGGGCCGCGACCGCTTGCCGACCTGCCGCACATTGGCTGCCGCGGGCCGCGGAACGACGAGCGTGCGCAGCTTGAACTCGCTGCGATCGGTGCGCTGGAACGTGGCGAAGCGCTTCGTGCCGAGATCTTTGGTGTCGGCGTCTCGCAGGACGAAGACGGCGAGCCCGGTGTCGGTCTCGATGGCCTCGACGGGCGCGGGGCCGGGGAGGGTGGGCACGAGGGTGATGGGGGCCGCCGCGCTCCCCGGGGCCGGCGCAAAGGTGATGGCCGGGACGAGCACGGCGGCGCCGCCGACCGTCCAATCCGGGGCGTTCTCCGGGGAACTCGTGGGCAGTGGGAGCGCGGAAATGGGCGGGGCGCCCTGCGTGAGGGCTGTGAACACCACCCCTCCCTTCCCCACGGAGAGCCCATACTTGTGCGCGCCCACCACCACGCGCACGGCGGTGAGCCGAGGCAGCGCCCCTAAGGGCTGTTGGCGGAGGAGACCCCCGAGGATCGAGATGTTGCTGTTGCCCACGCAGCACTCGGCGAGGGCCTTGCCGCTGAACACCACGTCGCGAGCACCGAAGAGCGTGCCGCCGACGGCGAGCTGCCGCAGAAACTTCCGTCGATCGAATGAGGTCATGGTCGCTCTCTCCGGTGCGCGCGCGAACCTCGAGTATCCGCGGGGGCGCTCGGCGGGTCAAGCCGGGTCGGGCGGCTCTCGCCATTCTCGTCCGAGGCCGCGCTGAGCCTTCCCGCGCGCCGGATTCCTGGAGGACGACCCGAAGCGCATCAGGAGCTGGAAGAAGAAGCCTCGCGCGCTGACGAGCGTCCTCGCGGCGCTCGAAGAGGACGACTGCGACGACGGAGTCCACGGTCAAGTGGCGGGGGGCGTCGTGGAGGTGCACGCCGCATGGTACGCTGGGCACTCATGAGCACTGTCGGAGCCAAGAGGACAGGAGCCACCTTGGAAGACCTCTTGGCGATGCCGGAAGAGGGGCGGTACGAGCTCGTCGGAGGTGTCGTGGTCCCCAAGGAGGCGGGATCCCAAAAGCACGGCGCCGCGCAGATCCGCCTCGCTCGGAGCCTTGGCCCCTTCGACCGCCGCCCGGGGGCCCGCCGAATCGCCCTGGAGGGTGGTGGTTTGCCACCGAGGTCCTCACACAGTTCAGCCCGACCGAGCAGCGTCGTCCGGACCTGGCCGGCTGGCGGCGCGAGCACGTCGCAGAGACGCAGGCGCAAGTGCCGATGACCGTCTTGCCCGACTGGATCTGCGAGATCCTCTCGCCAACGAACGCGAGCAACGACACCATTCAAAAGATGCGTCTCTACCATGCGACGAAAGTGCCGCACTATTGGCTCGTCGACCCGATTGGAGAGACGCTGTCGGTGTACCGATGGACGCCAGACGGCTACTTGAACGTCCTCATCGCCGACCGCGGCGAGTGTGTGCGGGCCGAGCCATTCGATGCGATCGAGCTCGCCGTGGCTGTCTCTTTCGGTGACGACGAAGCTTAGCTGCCCGCTCAGCGTTGAGTTGCTCATGTCGACGAGCACCGTGAAGTGGACTGAAACGCCACCGCCGGGCACCTCCGAGAGACTCATGTGCACTGCGAGGAACCGAGTGAAGCTCCCAACACTGTCGACCTCCGCAAAGATATCGCTCGCGTCGAACGCCGTGGCGCTCGGGCTGCTCGCGATCGCGTGGCGCGCCCCGCTGGCAGCGCCGTTCAGCTACTCGACTCACAAGGTGCTGCACGTGCTCGGCGCGTTGCTCTTGCTCGGCAACCTGGTGGCCGGCCCGGTGTGGGTGATGCTGGCGTGGTTCGAGCCGGGGAGGCCCCACCTCGCCTTCGCCACGCGCGCGCTCTCCGCCGCCGACATCTACCTCACGACGCCGGGCGTGCAGCTGGCCGCGTGGAACGGGGTCTGGCTCGCGTCGACCTTCGGTGGGGTGCGGTCGCAGCCGTGGATCGTGGAGAGCGTGGCGATGCTCGTGGTCACGTCGCTCCTGTCGGTCACGCTCGTGCTCACCTGGCAAGAGCGGCTCGTGGACGCGGCCCAACGCGGCGATGCGCGAGGGACCCGCCTGGCGATGACGCTCTGGGGTGTGTTCGGCACCCTGGTCGGCGTCCCGCTGGGCCTCATTTTCTACGAGATGGTGACCAAGCAGCCGCTCGTGCTGCCGGCGGCGCCCTGACGCGCGGGGCGCCGGCGCTCACTCGGAGGCGACCGTACTTCCCGATCGCCCCAATCCGCACCGACCGGTCGAAGCTCAGTCGCGACCCCTCGGTGATCGACTGGCGCGAGTCCGCGGTCGCCCCGGTCCTCGCTGATCGTGTTCCGTGCGCGTTGACGGACCTCCGCGCGCGTGCGACGCACAAGCCATGCGCCC
This genomic window contains:
- a CDS encoding glycosyltransferase family 2 protein yields the protein MRVMPVMPSASGEATVSPPAAVRVVAVLIVRDEAHNLHDCLMALRALVDAIVVVDTGSRDGSAEIAASLGAVVGYFPWNGRFDDARNHALAVAKSVGRFDFFLSVDADERVSALCDAKERWRDNLDPRAHVGATVSFIAREDSLPYDEPRLFALRDDLRWHNALHETPLVDAYRLQHTEGLGFGQVPLRFLHLGYSVDAKARKRQRDLAMLEAAVVEQPDRSYIFMELANTLSALDRHDEAAVAWDRAVALTRAELRASAGGLDVMSWRSNAPPYEAVQSGVLGGALAYRLARQGTLDAEGQGLLAEARGAFPRDDFLRWLEIAHLASRGAHEEVLEGGLALLREPPAERRGVPISLFAQELPKLCALSAVALGRLSLARELCADPELRRRIDAMSAGRALARSTRVLSLPPDAELTDQGDGGLVLELEGERVFFHGTSAFVVASLAEPTSPEQIARELATIAGRPLADAEDAVARSLRLLVFSGMLSLDGSALAGRPVAHYDAESTTVLCFGLPATLAGARRRAREVLDLARAQNLSPVLLPEPSQPYATAAVARGLLELGSAEAAALLDRAPRARAPLRCADPPRPFRGAYARAGARAARHPPSPRGPCDLRAASRRRGGARRCLVGLAPRRGPHRRHAPRAGLRSQRAPRVGGGAWRRRAPRARRAGRRGDHRARLGDRAVLPMCSVARSRAP
- a CDS encoding DUF2269 family protein codes for the protein MKLPTLSTSAKISLASNAVALGLLAIAWRAPLAAPFSYSTHKVLHVLGALLLLGNLVAGPVWVMLAWFEPGRPHLAFATRALSAADIYLTTPGVQLAAWNGVWLASTFGGVRSQPWIVESVAMLVVTSLLSVTLVLTWQERLVDAAQRGDARGTRLAMTLWGVFGTLVGVPLGLIFYEMVTKQPLVLPAAP